One segment of Rhodopirellula baltica SH 1 DNA contains the following:
- the hisE gene encoding phosphoribosyl-ATP diphosphatase, giving the protein MKKTTTELAGLVARRVPIVCWRKYVGQGNSPLCRNGNSMPESLLPLDRLMTTLRTRAAERPEGSYTTKLMNGGAEAIGRKIREEAEELIEAADEPDEAGRQHAIYEAGDLIYHAMVLMAWRGIELDEVAAELARREGTSGLVEKASRPAKKDSGTADS; this is encoded by the coding sequence ATGAAGAAAACGACAACGGAACTCGCCGGCTTGGTTGCCCGGCGGGTTCCGATCGTTTGTTGGCGGAAGTATGTTGGCCAGGGCAACTCACCCCTTTGTCGAAACGGAAATTCCATGCCCGAATCGTTGCTTCCCCTGGATCGTTTGATGACCACCCTGCGGACACGTGCCGCGGAACGTCCCGAGGGCTCGTACACCACCAAATTGATGAACGGTGGCGCCGAGGCGATCGGTCGAAAAATTCGCGAAGAAGCCGAAGAGCTGATCGAAGCGGCGGACGAACCAGACGAAGCTGGCCGCCAACACGCCATCTACGAAGCCGGCGACCTGATCTATCACGCGATGGTTCTGATGGCCTGGCGTGGAATTGAACTGGACGAAGTCGCCGCCGAACTGGCTCGCCGCGAAGGCACGTCTGGTCTGGTCGAAAAAGCCTCCCGTCCCGCGAAAAAGGACTCCGGCACCGCCGATTCGTAG
- the hisG gene encoding ATP phosphoribosyltransferase: MTTLAPLGSGSDPDSFLRLGIPSKGRLSELATGLLNQAGLSFRRQNRGLFARVSGLPIDLIFLRTDDIPTLCAEGAIDMGITGSDLIEEAGANVEQRMAFGVGRCRLAFCVPDDEDYTDAAQLNGKRIATSFPHVTEQYLATKNAKAHLVSLSGSVEAMIRLGVADAIVDLVETGSTLAANRLRILEEIGHYETVLIQNGTHRCKEVADRLVSRLEGVVLARDYSLVEYNIPRSRVSEAEKITPGFNSPTINSLEDKDWCAVQVMVRRGEVVEVMERLKEIGASGIFEMTINNCRL; this comes from the coding sequence ATGACGACTTTGGCCCCCCTCGGAAGCGGCTCTGACCCCGACAGTTTCTTGCGTTTGGGGATCCCCAGCAAAGGCCGACTCAGCGAATTGGCGACCGGACTGCTGAACCAAGCTGGACTGAGCTTTCGCCGCCAAAACCGAGGCCTGTTTGCCCGAGTCAGCGGATTGCCAATCGATTTGATCTTCTTGCGAACCGATGACATCCCGACGCTGTGTGCAGAAGGTGCCATCGACATGGGGATCACCGGCAGCGACCTGATCGAAGAAGCCGGAGCCAATGTCGAGCAACGCATGGCGTTTGGCGTCGGGCGATGTCGACTGGCGTTCTGCGTCCCCGACGACGAAGACTACACCGACGCGGCTCAGCTCAATGGCAAACGGATCGCGACCAGCTTTCCCCACGTCACCGAACAGTACCTGGCCACCAAAAATGCGAAAGCACATCTGGTGTCGCTGTCCGGCAGCGTCGAAGCGATGATCCGTTTGGGCGTCGCGGACGCGATTGTTGATTTGGTTGAAACTGGCAGCACGTTGGCAGCCAACCGACTTCGGATTCTGGAAGAAATCGGCCACTACGAAACCGTGCTGATTCAAAACGGAACGCATCGCTGCAAAGAGGTCGCCGACCGTTTGGTTTCCCGATTGGAAGGCGTTGTTCTCGCTCGAGACTATTCCCTGGTCGAATACAACATCCCGCGATCACGAGTGAGCGAAGCGGAAAAGATCACCCCCGGATTCAACTCGCCAACGATCAATTCACTCGAAGACAAAGACTGGTGTGCTGTTCAAGTCATGGTCCGACGCGGCGAAGTCGTCGAAGTCATGGAACGTCTCAAAGAGATCGGCGCGTCCGGCATCTTTGAAATGACGATCAACAACTGTCGCTTGTAG
- the uvrA gene encoding excinuclease ABC subunit UvrA, whose amino-acid sequence MGQTQSSTTKTPVTRQPISVRGCRVHNLRDVDVDIPRGELVVICGLSGSGKTSLALDTLYAEGQRSYIESFSAYTRQYLNQLDKPDCDSISGIPPAIAVTRASAVKTNRSTVATSTEIAEHLRLLFARASELVCYQCGQPVVIDSPQSVAAQLSDPAAKVQRAIVGFELWLPDRKAASEILLGLQQEGFVRLILKGETFQLSDEDRSKMAKRIGSKGVTATVVVDRLSSSSEMSRWTESLETAMTEGNGRAVVLFQSDAEDRFKGLPTQSIDGREILQRVASDRQRCDHCDIEYPDPVPRAFNFNHPMGACPECEGFGDVIGIDMDRIVPDKSKSIREGAIAPWNAPSYQHELEELLALADDYDLPVDVPFSSLKKKHLKLIHEGVRERKFGGLNGFFAWLDRKKYKMHIRVFASRYRSYRTCPACGGDRLKPESLAYKVGGHNVSEMLAMRCDELDQFFSDWFGADAENATATDATTEGEIVGERLVGYQTQAELLIADQQRRHTIASEPVRQIRDRLRYLDQVGLGYLQLNRTLRTLSGGETQRIALTLALGSTLVGMLYVLDEPTAGLHPIDVEQLVDAITQLRDRGNTVVAVEHNDTLIQLADRVIEIGPGAGVGGGLVTFEGTPKQLVKAKDSLTGRYLGKNRKRSIQLDLTDGRAPTGSLKLSGASGHNLRDIDVEFPLGCLTVVTGRSGSGKSSLIHDTLFGAVSTRLAERRGEVPSADIVANTLPFQSLRGENAIDDCLLVDQSPISRSPRSCPVTFAKAFDPIRQAFAETVDAKIRNFKPGHFSFNSSAGQCSACEGAGVQTIDMQFLADVSMRCGECRGRRYRDEVLQVRYRDCTIADVLEMTVREASEFFREMPKVQNKLKRLIDVGLDYVALGQPATTLSSGEAQRLKLAAFLAGSSKRRTLFLMDEPTTGLHFDDIRRLLKCFDALIDEGHSLVVIEHHPMLMAAADQIIEVGPGAAENGGQIVASGTRDEVASVNDSLTGQILRQML is encoded by the coding sequence ATGGGACAAACGCAAAGTTCGACAACAAAGACCCCGGTGACACGACAACCGATCTCGGTTCGCGGGTGCCGTGTTCACAATTTGCGTGATGTTGATGTTGATATTCCTCGCGGGGAATTGGTCGTGATTTGCGGGCTTTCCGGCAGTGGAAAGACTTCGTTGGCTCTGGACACGCTGTATGCCGAGGGTCAACGCAGCTACATCGAGAGTTTTTCGGCGTACACGCGGCAGTATCTCAACCAGCTCGACAAGCCGGATTGCGACAGTATTTCCGGGATTCCGCCCGCGATCGCGGTGACTCGAGCCTCGGCGGTGAAGACGAACCGCAGCACCGTGGCCACGTCGACCGAGATTGCCGAGCACCTGCGACTGCTGTTCGCCCGTGCATCGGAATTGGTGTGTTACCAGTGTGGCCAACCAGTCGTGATCGACAGCCCGCAAAGTGTCGCGGCCCAGCTCAGCGACCCGGCAGCAAAAGTTCAGCGGGCCATCGTGGGATTCGAACTCTGGTTGCCGGATCGGAAAGCCGCGTCCGAAATTTTGCTCGGGCTGCAGCAAGAAGGTTTCGTGCGTTTAATTCTGAAAGGCGAAACGTTCCAGTTGTCCGATGAAGACCGCAGCAAGATGGCCAAGCGGATTGGATCGAAAGGGGTGACGGCGACGGTGGTCGTTGACCGGCTTTCCTCCTCGTCGGAAATGTCTCGCTGGACGGAGTCATTGGAAACCGCGATGACGGAAGGCAACGGTCGCGCGGTCGTGCTGTTCCAGTCCGACGCGGAAGATCGGTTCAAAGGGTTACCGACCCAATCAATCGACGGACGGGAGATATTGCAGCGAGTGGCCAGCGATCGACAACGCTGCGATCACTGCGACATCGAATATCCGGACCCGGTCCCACGGGCGTTCAACTTCAATCATCCGATGGGAGCGTGTCCGGAGTGCGAAGGGTTCGGCGATGTCATCGGAATCGACATGGACCGGATTGTCCCCGACAAGTCCAAGTCGATTCGCGAAGGCGCGATTGCACCTTGGAATGCACCTTCGTATCAACACGAATTGGAAGAGCTGCTGGCACTCGCGGACGATTATGACTTGCCGGTCGATGTGCCCTTCTCAAGCCTGAAGAAGAAACATCTGAAGTTGATCCATGAAGGCGTCCGCGAACGCAAGTTCGGTGGTTTGAATGGCTTCTTCGCTTGGTTGGACCGCAAGAAGTACAAGATGCACATTCGAGTGTTTGCATCGAGGTACCGCAGCTATCGGACTTGCCCGGCATGCGGTGGCGATCGGTTGAAACCCGAGTCGCTGGCCTACAAAGTTGGCGGGCACAATGTCTCCGAAATGTTGGCGATGCGTTGTGACGAGCTGGACCAGTTTTTCAGTGACTGGTTTGGTGCGGATGCTGAGAACGCCACAGCGACCGATGCAACCACTGAGGGTGAAATCGTCGGGGAAAGATTGGTTGGCTATCAGACACAAGCTGAATTGTTGATCGCCGACCAGCAACGTCGACACACGATCGCCAGCGAGCCGGTCCGGCAGATTCGCGATCGGTTGCGTTACCTGGACCAGGTTGGACTCGGTTATCTGCAGCTCAATCGAACGCTGCGAACGTTGTCCGGTGGTGAGACCCAGCGGATCGCATTGACGTTGGCTTTGGGCAGCACCTTGGTTGGCATGTTGTATGTGCTCGACGAACCGACGGCCGGTTTGCATCCAATCGACGTGGAGCAATTGGTCGATGCAATCACTCAGCTTCGCGACCGTGGTAACACCGTGGTCGCGGTGGAACACAACGACACGCTGATCCAACTCGCCGATCGAGTGATCGAGATCGGTCCGGGGGCGGGCGTGGGCGGAGGCTTGGTGACTTTCGAAGGCACGCCGAAGCAGCTGGTGAAGGCCAAGGACAGTTTGACGGGGCGGTATCTTGGCAAGAACCGCAAGCGTTCGATCCAACTTGATTTGACCGATGGCCGCGCCCCCACCGGTTCATTGAAGCTATCTGGCGCGAGCGGTCACAACCTCAGGGACATTGATGTTGAGTTTCCGCTGGGATGTTTGACGGTCGTCACCGGGCGATCAGGAAGCGGAAAAAGTTCGTTGATCCACGACACTTTGTTCGGAGCCGTGTCGACGCGATTGGCGGAACGTCGTGGCGAAGTGCCGTCCGCTGACATCGTCGCCAACACGCTTCCGTTTCAGTCCTTGCGTGGTGAAAACGCAATCGATGATTGTTTGTTGGTCGATCAATCTCCGATCAGCCGCAGCCCGCGCAGTTGTCCGGTCACGTTTGCGAAAGCGTTTGATCCGATTCGGCAAGCGTTCGCTGAGACGGTGGATGCGAAGATTCGGAACTTCAAACCGGGGCACTTCAGTTTCAATTCATCGGCGGGGCAATGTTCGGCGTGCGAGGGAGCGGGCGTGCAAACGATCGACATGCAGTTTCTCGCGGATGTCTCGATGCGATGCGGCGAGTGTCGCGGGCGACGATATCGAGACGAGGTGCTGCAAGTCCGCTATCGCGATTGCACGATTGCGGACGTGTTGGAGATGACCGTTCGCGAAGCATCCGAATTCTTTCGCGAAATGCCGAAGGTGCAGAACAAACTGAAGCGGTTGATTGACGTGGGGCTGGATTATGTCGCCTTGGGGCAACCCGCAACCACGCTTTCCAGCGGCGAGGCCCAACGTTTGAAGTTGGCAGCGTTCCTGGCGGGATCGAGCAAACGGCGGACGTTGTTCTTGATGGACGAGCCGACGACGGGATTGCACTTCGACGACATCCGACGATTGCTCAAGTGCTTTGATGCGTTGATTGACGAAGGGCATTCGTTGGTCGTGATCGAGCACCATCCCATGCTGATGGCGGCCGCGGATCAGATCATCGAAGTTGGTCCTGGTGCTGCCGAGAATGGCGGCCAAATCGTCGCCAGTGGGACTCGTGACGAAGTGGCGTCGGTCAACGACAGTCTGACCGGGCAGATCTTGCGGCAGATGCTTTAA
- a CDS encoding 3-keto-disaccharide hydrolase, with amino-acid sequence MSFRKFLATPTPRVFTGLLALCLTVSLAPQAVSAQEKDSAATTKSDDSKSEDKPAEKKTEKKAEEASKDTKDAKATEKKNDKPADSKADESNEEKMTDKAADAPKQEAAEPSEEQPSEPKPDPTWVEKGVWTLPPTDGPAAVDFQLIGEYAGDVSIQTETKTDDSDASAEATNQRFGIQIRALGSGEFEALAYEGGLPGDEKFDEATQLRLIGRRNGEILVLSGGPWALFAGPEKCRLINFEGDSLGELPRVIRTSPTMGAQPPKDALVLFNGENTDQFTKARIADEGLLAQGANVNWLLNDFDLHLEFRIPHMPGKQGQQRGNSGVYLQSRYECQILDSFGTDRVFNGLGALYRFKPPRLNMAFPPLTWQTYDIRFTAARFGANDKKLRPAHVTSWVNGVKVQDNVALPGPTGAGKAEEAIPLPTLLQDHSDPVRFRNVWVLDRGIATSDSFPPKSDN; translated from the coding sequence ATGTCATTTCGCAAATTTCTCGCGACCCCAACCCCACGCGTTTTCACGGGTTTGCTCGCTCTGTGCCTGACGGTGTCGCTGGCGCCACAGGCAGTGTCGGCACAAGAAAAGGACTCCGCGGCCACAACGAAGTCGGACGACTCCAAATCCGAGGACAAACCAGCCGAGAAAAAAACGGAAAAGAAGGCTGAGGAAGCCTCCAAAGACACCAAAGATGCGAAAGCCACCGAGAAAAAAAACGACAAGCCAGCCGATTCGAAGGCGGACGAGTCGAACGAAGAAAAGATGACCGACAAGGCGGCAGACGCCCCGAAACAAGAAGCCGCAGAACCATCCGAAGAACAACCGTCCGAGCCCAAACCTGATCCGACTTGGGTCGAAAAGGGTGTTTGGACCTTGCCACCCACCGATGGCCCGGCCGCTGTCGACTTCCAACTGATTGGCGAATACGCCGGCGACGTTTCCATTCAAACCGAAACCAAAACCGACGACTCGGACGCCTCCGCCGAAGCCACCAATCAACGATTCGGAATCCAGATTCGAGCCCTCGGTTCGGGCGAGTTCGAAGCCCTCGCGTACGAAGGTGGACTTCCCGGCGATGAGAAATTCGACGAGGCAACCCAACTCCGGCTGATCGGACGCCGCAACGGTGAAATCCTGGTCCTGTCCGGTGGTCCCTGGGCATTGTTCGCTGGTCCCGAGAAATGTCGCTTGATCAATTTCGAAGGTGACTCACTCGGTGAATTGCCCCGCGTGATTCGAACCAGCCCCACGATGGGTGCTCAACCGCCAAAGGATGCACTCGTGCTCTTCAATGGCGAGAACACAGATCAATTCACAAAGGCTCGGATCGCTGACGAAGGCTTGCTCGCTCAGGGTGCCAACGTCAATTGGTTGCTCAACGACTTTGACCTGCACTTGGAATTCCGAATTCCACACATGCCTGGTAAACAAGGTCAACAACGCGGCAACAGCGGCGTCTATTTGCAAAGCCGCTACGAGTGTCAGATCCTCGATTCGTTTGGTACCGATCGAGTCTTCAATGGCCTGGGTGCACTCTACCGGTTCAAGCCACCGCGTTTGAACATGGCGTTCCCACCACTCACTTGGCAGACCTATGACATCCGCTTCACCGCCGCACGGTTTGGGGCCAATGATAAGAAGCTACGTCCCGCTCACGTGACCTCGTGGGTCAACGGTGTGAAAGTCCAAGACAACGTCGCTTTGCCCGGTCCAACCGGTGCCGGCAAAGCAGAGGAAGCGATTCCATTGCCAACGTTGCTGCAAGACCACTCCGACCCGGTCCGTTTCCGCAACGTCTGGGTACTGGACCGAGGGATCGCCACCAGCGACTCGTTCCCACCGAAATCTGATAATTAG
- a CDS encoding DNA glycosylase AlkZ-like family protein: protein MPSLDQFRKRVLSDSLFSPCGMAAAIQRLSFVQADPIRCPARAQDLILRHRVKNYRAGDLERHYPNLDLEECYLFAYGFLSKDLWRLVHPKTDKELTDEHRKTLDLIRQHGPMHSKDLESHIGGERVKNYWGGFSRSARMVMESLHNRGALRVANRNNGIRVYEVADEFEPTLSREERLREIMLATLQAMGATTRRFLLSELSHFKYLVENVADRRRCLQRLIDAGRIRVDTIDEVEYLSLDSGRRGRMKTDTVRVLAPFDPIVRDRTRFEHFWNWTYRFEAYTPQQKRKLGYYAMPVLWRDQIIGWANAIVEAGRLKVDFGYVDRRPKDRAFRLAAESEVNRLAEFLGLDQSVQEVTLG from the coding sequence ATGCCGTCCCTGGATCAATTCCGAAAACGAGTGCTGAGTGACAGCTTGTTCTCACCTTGCGGCATGGCCGCCGCGATCCAACGTCTCAGTTTTGTCCAAGCCGATCCGATTCGTTGCCCAGCCCGGGCTCAGGATCTGATCCTGCGTCATCGTGTCAAAAACTACCGGGCGGGAGACTTGGAACGTCACTACCCGAATCTCGATTTGGAGGAATGCTATCTGTTCGCCTACGGGTTTCTCTCGAAAGACCTTTGGCGACTGGTGCACCCGAAAACGGACAAGGAACTGACTGACGAACATCGCAAAACGCTCGACCTGATTCGGCAACACGGTCCGATGCATTCCAAAGACCTGGAATCACACATCGGTGGCGAACGAGTCAAAAATTACTGGGGCGGATTCTCTCGGTCAGCGAGGATGGTCATGGAATCCCTGCACAATCGCGGTGCACTCCGCGTCGCCAACCGGAACAACGGCATCCGCGTCTACGAAGTCGCCGATGAGTTTGAACCGACGCTATCCCGAGAGGAACGGTTGCGAGAAATCATGCTTGCAACGTTACAAGCGATGGGTGCAACGACACGTCGCTTTCTGCTCAGCGAACTATCTCACTTCAAATACTTGGTCGAAAACGTCGCTGATCGGCGAAGGTGTCTGCAAAGACTGATCGACGCCGGTCGAATTCGCGTGGACACGATCGATGAGGTCGAATACCTGTCGCTGGACTCTGGTCGACGCGGAAGGATGAAAACGGATACCGTTCGGGTCCTGGCACCGTTCGATCCGATTGTTCGAGACCGAACGCGTTTCGAGCACTTTTGGAATTGGACCTACCGTTTCGAAGCCTACACTCCTCAGCAAAAACGGAAACTGGGCTACTATGCCATGCCGGTTCTCTGGCGAGATCAAATCATTGGTTGGGCAAACGCCATCGTCGAAGCAGGCCGCCTGAAAGTTGACTTTGGTTATGTGGATCGCCGTCCAAAAGATCGAGCCTTCCGTCTGGCCGCAGAGTCGGAAGTCAATCGACTGGCGGAGTTTCTAGGACTCGATCAAAGCGTTCAGGAAGTAACACTTGGCTAA